One window from the genome of Castellaniella sp. MT123 encodes:
- a CDS encoding GDP-L-fucose synthase, translated as MNQLPKIYVAGHRGMVGSAIVRQLLAHGHPAERIVTRTRTELDLTDQAAVRDFFATERPDQVFLAAAKVGGIHANSTYPAEFIYQNLMIEVNIIDAAFRNGIKKLLFLGSSCIYPKLASQPMREEALLTGTLEPTNEPYAIAKIAGIKLCESYNRQYGETHGVDYRSVMPTNLYGPGDNYHPENSHVIPALIRRFHEAKASKTPSVVIWGTGTARREFLYVDDMAAACLHVMNLSKAIYDQHTQSMRSHINVGCGHDITIKELAETIAGVIDYQGETAFDPSKPDGAPRKLMDSTRLNALGWEAKVTLEVGLKKAYEGFLNNNAA; from the coding sequence ATGAACCAACTACCAAAGATTTACGTCGCTGGGCATCGCGGCATGGTGGGTTCGGCCATCGTTCGCCAGTTGCTGGCCCATGGCCATCCAGCCGAACGCATCGTCACCCGCACGCGCACGGAACTCGATCTCACTGATCAGGCTGCCGTACGAGATTTCTTCGCTACTGAAAGGCCCGATCAGGTGTTCCTGGCTGCCGCCAAAGTGGGTGGTATCCACGCCAACAGCACCTACCCGGCCGAGTTCATCTACCAAAACTTGATGATTGAGGTCAATATCATCGATGCCGCTTTCCGGAACGGCATCAAGAAACTGTTGTTCCTTGGCTCCAGCTGCATTTATCCCAAACTCGCCTCGCAGCCAATGCGCGAGGAGGCTCTACTGACCGGCACGCTGGAGCCCACCAACGAGCCCTACGCCATCGCCAAGATCGCCGGCATAAAGCTCTGCGAAAGCTACAACCGTCAGTACGGCGAAACTCATGGGGTGGACTACCGCAGTGTGATGCCCACCAACCTGTATGGTCCCGGGGACAACTATCACCCAGAAAACTCCCACGTCATTCCGGCGCTGATTCGTCGCTTTCACGAGGCCAAGGCCAGCAAGACGCCTAGCGTCGTCATCTGGGGTACCGGCACGGCGCGGCGCGAATTTTTGTACGTGGACGATATGGCCGCTGCGTGCTTGCACGTCATGAACCTGAGCAAGGCCATTTACGACCAGCACACCCAGTCTATGCGCAGCCACATCAATGTGGGCTGTGGCCACGACATCACTATCAAAGAGCTGGCTGAAACCATTGCGGGGGTTATCGATTATCAGGGCGAAACCGCATTCGATCCTAGCAAGCCCGATGGTGCTCCGCGTAAGCTCATGGACAGCACTCGTCTTAACGCACTGGGTTGGGAGGCCAAGGTGACTTTGGAAGTGGGTCTCAAAAAGGCCTATGAAGGCTTCCTGAACAACAACGCTGCATAG
- a CDS encoding ABC transporter ATP-binding protein, which translates to MTTPVVIRAEHVSKQYRLGVINHGTLYRDLQSWYARWRGQPDPNASLSEMSQQRGAASRTVGDRFRALDDVSFEIRQGDVTGIIGSNGAGKSTLLKVISRITDPTSGRITLKGRVASLLEVGTGFHPELTGRENVFLNGAILGMRRHEVAAKFERIVEFAEIGRFIDTPVKRYSSGMYVRLAFSVAAHLEPEILLVDEVLAVGDASFQKKCMGRMQEVGRDGRTILFVSHNMTAINSICPNTICVEDGRVAEIGPTSMVVQNYLARGQVGANGVYMHKPEDLDGKAIIYKVASVDATGRESGALDLSQEFSIEIQYELREVLSGIHLSLQILAEDGYTSIFSVSDVELQPDLLNPRQPGRYRANVKFPSCALNTGAYYVYVGLASRFSIFSTVSNLRVEVIDRVGIIQMLGHARKPSVSAMQFPWTTERI; encoded by the coding sequence ATGACTACACCTGTTGTCATTCGCGCTGAACACGTTAGTAAACAATATCGGCTTGGCGTCATTAACCATGGGACGCTGTACCGTGACTTACAGAGTTGGTACGCACGCTGGAGGGGGCAACCAGATCCCAATGCTAGTCTCTCTGAGATGTCGCAGCAACGGGGGGCGGCATCACGCACCGTTGGCGACCGGTTCCGAGCCCTAGATGACGTATCTTTCGAGATTCGCCAAGGTGATGTAACTGGTATCATTGGCTCGAATGGTGCCGGAAAGTCCACGTTGCTCAAAGTGATCTCACGTATCACTGATCCGACAAGTGGACGGATAACACTAAAAGGTCGGGTCGCCAGTCTTCTCGAAGTGGGCACAGGGTTTCACCCAGAGTTGACCGGCCGAGAAAACGTATTTCTGAATGGCGCTATTCTTGGAATGCGTCGGCACGAAGTCGCTGCCAAATTTGAGCGAATAGTCGAGTTTGCGGAGATTGGGCGGTTCATCGATACGCCTGTAAAGCGGTACTCCTCCGGAATGTACGTCCGGCTCGCATTTTCCGTCGCGGCGCACTTGGAGCCAGAAATTTTGTTGGTGGATGAGGTGTTGGCTGTCGGCGACGCTAGTTTTCAGAAGAAATGTATGGGTCGGATGCAAGAGGTCGGTCGCGATGGTCGCACCATTCTCTTTGTTAGTCACAACATGACTGCGATCAATAGCATCTGTCCCAACACCATCTGCGTGGAGGATGGTCGAGTCGCGGAGATTGGGCCTACGTCAATGGTCGTGCAGAACTACCTGGCTCGTGGCCAAGTGGGCGCTAATGGCGTCTATATGCACAAGCCGGAAGATCTGGATGGCAAGGCGATAATTTACAAAGTTGCGTCGGTTGATGCCACAGGTAGGGAAAGCGGAGCTCTGGATCTGTCGCAAGAGTTCTCGATCGAAATACAGTATGAACTTCGCGAAGTTCTTTCCGGTATTCATCTCAGTCTGCAGATTTTGGCCGAGGATGGTTATACGTCAATATTTAGCGTGTCGGACGTCGAGCTACAGCCAGATCTTCTTAATCCACGCCAGCCGGGGCGTTATCGGGCTAATGTTAAGTTCCCTTCTTGTGCGCTGAATACGGGCGCTTACTATGTTTACGTGGGGTTAGCATCGCGGTTTTCAATCTTCTCGACGGTGTCCAATCTGCGAGTGGAAGTGATTGATCGCGTGGGAATTATTCAGATGTTAGGTCACGCACGAAAGCCGTCTGTTTCGGCCATGCAGTTTCCGTGGACAACCGAGCGAATTTAA
- a CDS encoding DegT/DnrJ/EryC1/StrS family aminotransferase yields the protein MSEHRMIEYESLARSNGAYMANLEEAATRVIRSGWYVLGQEVNAFESEFAHYVGAKHCIGVANGLDALILSIEALDMPRGSEILVASNTYIATILAIVRAGHKPVLVEPELETFNMDSARLVAALTPRTRAVCVTHLFGKTCRMDTIGAFARTHGLKVVEDCAQSHGARLGSQMTGTFGDAGCFSFYPTKNLGAIGDAGAVVTNDDALADRLRHIRNYGSKQKYVNRYVGINSRLDELQAAMLRAKLRHLDEMTAHKRALAEIYFAELPDWVAKPVRRPDEFDVFHIFGIRHPQRDALQQYLLEQGIKTEVHYPIPPHRQEAMKGILFGDYPVADQLHETELSLPISYGHTQDQIKDVCATICRGVNRLGGSSK from the coding sequence ATGAGCGAGCATCGTATGATTGAGTACGAAAGTTTGGCACGTTCGAACGGTGCTTACATGGCCAACCTTGAAGAAGCGGCGACCCGCGTTATCCGAAGTGGTTGGTATGTGCTCGGGCAGGAAGTAAATGCTTTTGAATCTGAATTTGCGCACTATGTAGGTGCGAAGCACTGCATCGGGGTGGCCAACGGCCTGGATGCGCTCATCCTTTCCATCGAGGCGCTGGACATGCCACGCGGAAGCGAGATCCTGGTGGCCTCCAACACCTACATCGCCACTATCCTGGCCATCGTGCGCGCCGGGCACAAGCCGGTGCTGGTGGAGCCCGAACTGGAAACCTTCAACATGGACTCGGCCCGGCTGGTCGCCGCTCTCACGCCCCGCACACGTGCCGTGTGCGTCACGCACCTCTTCGGCAAGACATGCCGCATGGACACCATCGGCGCTTTTGCGCGCACACACGGGCTGAAGGTGGTGGAAGACTGTGCACAGTCGCACGGTGCCCGTCTGGGTAGCCAAATGACGGGTACCTTCGGCGATGCAGGTTGCTTCAGCTTCTACCCGACCAAGAACCTGGGCGCCATCGGCGACGCCGGGGCCGTGGTTACCAACGACGATGCGCTGGCAGACCGGTTGCGCCATATCCGCAACTACGGCTCCAAGCAAAAGTATGTCAACCGTTACGTCGGCATCAACTCGCGCCTGGACGAGCTCCAGGCAGCCATGTTGCGGGCGAAGCTGCGGCACCTGGACGAAATGACCGCGCACAAACGCGCCCTGGCCGAAATCTATTTTGCTGAGCTGCCCGATTGGGTGGCCAAGCCAGTGCGCCGCCCAGATGAGTTTGACGTGTTCCACATCTTCGGCATCCGTCACCCGCAGCGCGATGCGTTGCAGCAGTATCTGCTGGAGCAAGGCATTAAGACCGAAGTTCACTACCCGATTCCACCGCATCGGCAAGAGGCTATGAAGGGCATTCTTTTTGGAGATTACCCGGTAGCGGATCAATTGCACGAAACGGAACTTAGCTTACCTATCTCGTACGGTCATACGCAAGATCAAATAAAGGACGTGTGCGCCACTATTTGTCGCGGAGTCAACAGGCTTGGTGGGAGCTCGAAGTGA
- a CDS encoding FdtA/QdtA family cupin domain-containing protein, translated as MSHFIMLNLPTFTDPRGSLTVLEKALPFDVIRTYWIYGADGQTRGGHRHTYTRQALVALSGKVSMYMNDGVTEETIELNRPSQCLLVEPEDWHTMTFSESAVLLVMSSHPYNLNEYIDTPYERASYD; from the coding sequence ATGTCTCACTTCATTATGCTTAACCTGCCAACGTTCACTGATCCACGTGGTTCTTTAACAGTACTCGAAAAAGCTTTGCCTTTTGATGTGATTCGGACTTATTGGATTTACGGTGCCGATGGACAAACGCGTGGCGGACACCGGCACACATACACCCGTCAAGCGCTGGTTGCATTGAGTGGCAAAGTGTCGATGTATATGAACGATGGCGTCACGGAAGAAACGATCGAGCTCAACCGACCCAGCCAATGCCTTCTCGTCGAGCCGGAGGACTGGCACACCATGACATTCAGTGAAAGTGCCGTTTTGCTTGTCATGTCTTCGCACCCATATAACCTCAATGAGTACATCGATACTCCTTATGAGCGAGCATCGTATGATTGA
- a CDS encoding ABC transporter permease: MGNKEITLPVTDEAAFSEHWDVVIQPRSRIGGIDFYALWRYRDLVWMFFKRDFITLYKQTILGPLWYLIQPSLTAFTYFIVFGKIAGLSTNGVPPLLFYMSGIVLWTYFANCLTNNSEVFSKNASLFSKVYFPRLVVPLSVAMSGAVAFVIQFSLLVLLVGLFVARGEILWPGTSALLIPLLMVNVGVLGVGVGLIVSALTVRFRDLAFATGFVTQLWMYATPVVYTFQQIPQKYYWFFFMNPMTAPVETFRHMLFGSPAVPASIWIANIGVTLILLFLGVVLFSRAESSAMDTV, from the coding sequence ATGGGAAACAAAGAAATTACCCTCCCGGTAACTGATGAGGCGGCATTCAGTGAGCATTGGGATGTGGTGATACAGCCGCGCTCACGCATTGGTGGTATCGATTTCTATGCATTGTGGCGGTATCGCGATCTTGTGTGGATGTTCTTTAAGCGCGATTTCATTACTCTTTACAAGCAGACAATATTGGGGCCCTTGTGGTATCTGATTCAACCTTCGTTGACTGCTTTCACCTATTTCATTGTGTTTGGAAAGATCGCCGGGCTGTCCACGAATGGTGTTCCGCCTTTGCTTTTCTACATGTCGGGTATTGTGTTGTGGACCTACTTCGCGAACTGCTTAACGAATAACTCGGAAGTGTTTTCAAAAAATGCATCGCTGTTCTCAAAGGTGTATTTTCCGCGTCTCGTTGTGCCATTGTCAGTGGCAATGAGCGGAGCGGTGGCTTTTGTCATTCAGTTCTCGCTTCTTGTTCTGCTTGTAGGTCTATTTGTGGCTCGCGGGGAAATTCTTTGGCCAGGGACTAGCGCTCTACTGATCCCCTTGCTTATGGTCAATGTCGGAGTACTTGGCGTTGGTGTTGGATTAATCGTGTCCGCGTTGACCGTTCGTTTCCGCGATCTCGCGTTTGCTACAGGCTTTGTCACGCAGCTATGGATGTATGCGACCCCAGTCGTATATACATTTCAGCAAATTCCCCAGAAATATTACTGGTTCTTCTTCATGAATCCTATGACAGCTCCCGTGGAGACATTTCGCCACATGCTGTTCGGCTCTCCCGCGGTTCCAGCGTCGATATGGATCGCAAATATTGGTGTTACATTGATCCTTCTCTTTTTAGGTGTTGTTTTGTTCTCTCGCGCTGAATCAAGTGCAATGGATACCGTCTAA
- the gmd gene encoding GDP-mannose 4,6-dehydratase, producing MTDHTKVALITGITGQDGAYLAEFLLNKGYIVHGIKRRSSLFNTDRIDHLYQDSHEKCVRFFLHHGDMTDSSSLIRIIQQTQPDEVYNLAAQSHVAVSFEEPEYTANSDALGVLRLLEAIRILGLEKKTRFYQASTSELYGLVQEIPQKETTPFYPRSPYAVAKLYGYWIVVNYREAYGMYACNGILFNHESPIRGETFVTRKITRAMARIKLGLQDCLFLGNLDAKRDWGHARDYIEMQWLMLQQDQPEDFVIATGMQYSVRDFLDATARELGIKISWEGQGVDEKGYDEQGKCIVAVDPRYFRPTEVETLLGDASKAKQKLGWTPRTSFDELVMEMVREDLRAAERDELVKRHGYKAMDYKE from the coding sequence ATGACAGATCACACTAAAGTCGCCCTTATAACTGGCATCACCGGGCAGGATGGCGCCTATCTTGCCGAATTCTTGCTTAACAAGGGCTACATCGTTCACGGTATCAAACGACGCTCATCGCTATTTAATACCGATCGTATCGATCACCTGTATCAAGATAGCCACGAGAAGTGCGTTCGTTTCTTCCTTCATCATGGTGACATGACGGATAGCTCCAGTCTCATTCGCATCATTCAGCAGACCCAGCCAGACGAGGTCTACAACCTTGCCGCGCAAAGCCATGTCGCGGTGAGTTTTGAAGAGCCTGAATACACTGCCAACTCCGATGCACTCGGAGTGCTGCGTCTTCTCGAAGCCATTCGCATATTGGGCCTTGAAAAGAAGACCCGTTTCTACCAAGCCAGCACCAGCGAACTCTATGGCCTAGTTCAGGAAATACCACAAAAGGAAACCACTCCTTTTTATCCACGCAGCCCTTACGCTGTCGCCAAGCTTTACGGCTACTGGATTGTCGTTAACTACCGCGAGGCGTACGGCATGTATGCCTGCAACGGAATTCTTTTCAACCACGAGTCGCCCATCCGCGGCGAAACCTTCGTGACGCGCAAGATTACCCGTGCCATGGCGCGCATCAAGCTTGGGCTACAGGATTGTCTATTCCTCGGCAACCTTGACGCAAAACGCGACTGGGGGCACGCCCGCGATTACATCGAAATGCAGTGGTTAATGCTGCAACAGGACCAGCCTGAGGATTTCGTTATTGCTACAGGCATGCAATACAGCGTGCGTGATTTTCTTGACGCCACCGCTCGCGAGCTGGGTATCAAGATTAGCTGGGAAGGCCAGGGTGTGGACGAGAAAGGCTATGACGAGCAAGGCAAGTGCATCGTTGCAGTCGACCCTCGCTACTTCCGTCCCACTGAAGTCGAGACTCTGCTCGGCGATGCAAGTAAGGCTAAACAGAAACTAGGGTGGACGCCACGTACTTCATTTGACGAATTGGTCATGGAAATGGTGCGCGAAGACCTACGTGCTGCAGAGCGAGACGAACTCGTCAAGCGGCACGGTTACAAGGCGATGGACTATAAAGAATAA